The following are encoded together in the Malaya genurostris strain Urasoe2022 chromosome 3, Malgen_1.1, whole genome shotgun sequence genome:
- the LOC131435905 gene encoding cytochrome b-c1 complex subunit 2, mitochondrial: protein MASVVSKTPLLRAAAARGYAAQAQAAAASRGSNEAQTTTLPNKLVVASAEPNAAVARVSIVYRAGSRNESAENLGASHVLRATAGLSTKTATGFGITRNLQQVGGSLTTTGDRELITYTVAVTKDHLETGLKYLEAAATGHVFKPWELADITPLIKADIARIPVQVQAVEALHKAAFHTGLGNSVFCPKYQAGKHSSETMLHYVAANCTANRAAVSALGVDHQLLVGFAQSLGLESAASAEGKSEFNSSEIRHERGGNRAAVAVATQAVGWSNLKECLAYIVLQYAAGAGPVTKRGGNNGALTKLIGNDVATSALCSSYTDNGLFGFVVAGNTKDVGKAVEAGVKGLKSLNVSDADVARGKAGVLAWVLSYLEDQSTLSFDLGEQAALLGQVYGKSELAAAINGVSTGDVQAVARKVASGKLAVGAVGNLSRVPYLSNLN from the exons ATGGCATCTGTTGTATCGAAAACTCCGTTGCTTCGTGCAGCTGCG GCTCGCGGTTATGCCGCTCAGGCACAGGCAGCAGCCGCCAGTCGTGGTTCCAACGAAGCTCAAACCACCACCCTGCCGAACAAACTGGTAGTAGCTTCAGCCGAGCCAAATGCAGCCGTAGCTCGTGTTTCCATTGTCTATCG AGCCGGATCTCGCAACGAGTCCGCCGAAAATTTGGGAGCTTCGCATGTACTTCGTGCTACGGCGGGACTCTCCACTAAGACCGCTACTGGGTTTGGCATTACGCGCAATTTACAACAGGTCGGTGGGTCACTAACGACGACTGGTGACCGTGAATTGATTACTTACACGGTGGCTGTCACTAAAGATCATTTGGAGACCGGTCTGAAATATCTCGAAGCTGCTGCTACTGGTCATGTATTCAAGCCTTGGGAATTGGCTGACATTACTCCACTGATCAAGGCGGACATTGCGCGTATTCCAGTTCAAGTCCAGGCTGTCGAAGCCTTACACAAGGCGGCTTTCCACACCGGGCTGGGTAATTCGGTGTTCTGTCCGAAGTACCAAGCAGGGAAACATTCATCTGAGACGATGCtacattatgttgctgccaattGTACGGCCAACCGTGCGGCTGTATCGGCGCTTGGTGTCGACCATCAATTGCTAGTGGGATTCGCCCAGAGTTTGGGCTTGGAATCGGCAGCATCGGCTGAAGGCAAATCCGAGTTCAACAGCAGCGAGATTCGCCATGAACGCGGAGGAAACCGTGCTGCAGTAGCTGTTGCAACACAAGCCGTCGGATGGAGCAACTTGAAGGAATGTCTGGCCTACATAGTTCTTCAGTATGCCGCTGGAGCAGGTCCAGTTACAAAGCGAGGCGGTAACAATGGTGCTCTCACCAAACTAATTGGAAATGATGTGGCAACAAGTGCCCTTTGCTCTTCATACACCGACAATGGTCTGTTTGGATTTGTCGTTGCTGGCAACACGAAGGATGTTGGAAAAGCGGTCGAAGCTGGAGTCAAAGGACTCAAGTCTCTCAATGTGAGCGATGCTGATGTTGCTCGCGGTAAAGCTGGAGTACTGGCATGGGTTTTGAGCTATCTAGAAGATCAGTCCACGTTGTCGTTTGATCTTGGTGAACAGGCTGCATTGCTGGGACAAGTATATGGCAAATCCGAATTGGCAGCTGCTATCAATGGAGTTTCAACCGGCGATGTCCAAGCG GTTGCTCGGAAAGTTGCTTCCGGTAAGTTGGCTGTCGGTGCCGTCGGAAACTTGAGCAGAGTTCCATATCTAAGTAACTTGAACTAA
- the LOC131435907 gene encoding syntaxin-8: protein MALINIDGDPWLTDLDACERLSNEIQSQLVSRNRENSLSREYSSISGQIRVRLKQFGSELEQLNKKLNYISGSLTSAEAERRQRQVEALQSKLVQLQRQFSNVEASAERASLFASDNNRLFDDDDDDPALIKPEASYSVTDLRAQQTRILEDQNEGLEALSRVISRQKVLATQIGSEVDRHNEILDNLADTMETTDARLDRETRQIGVVTVQDSTWGYWTVIGILAAAIIIVAIL, encoded by the exons ATGGCTCTTATCAATATTGATGGTGATCCATG GCTCACTGATTTAGATGCCTGCGAAAGACTAAGCAATGAAATTCAATCCCAGCTGGTATCTCGCAATCGCGAAAACAGTTTATCCCGGGAATACTCGTCCATCTCTGGTCAAATTAGGGTACGATTGAAGCAGTTTGGTTCAGAACTGGAACAGCTGAATAAAAAACTAAACTACATTTCTGGTTCGCTCACGTCTGCCGAAGCGGAACGCAGACAGCGGCAGGTTGAAGCACTACagtcaaaattggttcagttgcAGCGACAGTTTAGCAATGTTGAAGCCTCGGCAGAGCGAGCAAGTTTGTTCGCATCAGACAACAACCGGTTGTTcgatgacgatgacgacgatCCGGCGTTAATTAAACCAGAAGCAAGTTACAGCGTGACGGATTTACGGGCTCAGCAAACGAGAATACTGGAAGATCAGAACGAAGGATTGGAAGCATTATCAAGAGTTATTTCCAGACAGAAAGTTCTAGCCACTCAAATTGGAAGCGAAGTTGATCGTCACAATG AAATCCTGGACAATTTGGCCGACACGATGGAAACAACGGATGCTCGGTTGGACCGTGAGACGCGCCAGATCGGCGTTGTGACTGTGCAAGATTCTACTTGGGGCTACTGGACAGTAATCGGAATTTTAGCAGCGGCAATAATTATTGTAGCCATTCTTTAG